Proteins from a genomic interval of Diaminobutyricimonas aerilata:
- a CDS encoding DUF1684 domain-containing protein, whose product MTDTATLSPDEQLAAFRKRREEVVVQPLGSLALVNTQWVDSEQTIWGVPGTWAPRTDGGSGLIVKAAASEGIRVDGELVDGEAIVRGKDDPAPSEIVFSDTVRGFVIASEEGTYALRVWDAESEDIQKFGGIDAFPYNPEWVIHASFTENPEGTTLGFEHLKDNGKTREEVIPGSIRFTKDGVDYDLAAFKAGRALQLVFADTTNGDSTYSVGRFLYVAPNPDGTIILDFNRAVLPPCAFSYNFNCPLPPKQNRFRVPIEAGEKNVLAKDGSLLH is encoded by the coding sequence ATGACCGACACCGCCACGCTCAGCCCCGACGAGCAGCTCGCCGCATTCCGCAAGCGCCGTGAGGAGGTCGTGGTGCAGCCGCTCGGCAGCCTGGCCCTCGTCAACACGCAGTGGGTGGACTCGGAGCAGACGATCTGGGGTGTCCCGGGAACCTGGGCGCCGCGCACCGACGGCGGATCCGGCCTGATCGTGAAGGCGGCGGCGTCCGAGGGGATCCGCGTCGACGGCGAGCTCGTCGACGGCGAGGCGATCGTTCGCGGCAAGGACGACCCCGCCCCGAGCGAGATCGTGTTCAGCGACACCGTGCGCGGCTTCGTCATCGCGAGCGAAGAGGGCACGTACGCCCTCCGCGTGTGGGACGCCGAATCGGAGGACATCCAGAAGTTCGGCGGCATCGACGCGTTCCCGTACAACCCGGAGTGGGTCATCCACGCCAGCTTCACCGAGAACCCCGAGGGCACCACCCTCGGCTTCGAGCACCTCAAGGACAACGGCAAGACCCGCGAAGAGGTGATCCCCGGCAGCATCCGCTTCACCAAGGACGGCGTCGACTACGACCTCGCCGCATTCAAGGCCGGCCGCGCGCTGCAGCTCGTGTTCGCGGACACGACGAACGGGGACTCGACCTACAGCGTCGGACGGTTCCTCTACGTGGCGCCGAACCCGGATGGCACGATCATCCTCGACTTCAACCGTGCGGTGCTGCCTCCGTGCGCGTTCAGCTACAACTTCAACTGCCCGCTGCCGCCGAAGCAGAACCGTTTCCGCGTGCCGATCGAAGCGGGCGAGAAGAACGTGCTCGCCAAGGACGGCTCGCTGCTCCACTGA
- a CDS encoding GNAT family N-acetyltransferase, which translates to MVEIYRPVEPDWERVRDLRLRALRDTPVAFLESVDDALALPEEIWRERARRNEQPDTVVLVARDAEAGWVGTMTAVVSEAGPWYLDQRRERPRERRAYLVGVWIDPGFRGREAGVTDQLLAAIAAWVRDDRGLARLHLHVSDENPRARRYYERRGFTATGVLDRIEGRDDTQVELVAAVADLIPA; encoded by the coding sequence ATGGTGGAGATCTACCGCCCGGTCGAGCCGGACTGGGAGCGGGTGCGTGATCTGCGGCTCCGTGCACTGCGCGACACCCCCGTCGCGTTCCTCGAGAGCGTCGACGACGCGCTCGCCCTGCCCGAGGAGATCTGGCGCGAGCGCGCGCGTCGGAACGAGCAGCCGGACACGGTCGTGCTCGTCGCCCGCGATGCGGAGGCGGGCTGGGTCGGCACGATGACCGCAGTGGTGTCTGAGGCGGGCCCCTGGTACCTGGACCAGCGGCGTGAGCGGCCCCGCGAGCGACGCGCGTACCTCGTCGGTGTGTGGATCGACCCGGGCTTCCGCGGACGTGAGGCGGGTGTCACGGACCAGCTCCTCGCCGCCATCGCGGCGTGGGTGCGGGACGACCGCGGCCTCGCGAGACTCCACCTGCACGTGAGCGACGAGAACCCCCGCGCCCGCCGCTACTACGAGCGACGCGGCTTCACCGCGACCGGGGTGCTCGACCGCATCGAGGGCCGCGACGACACACAGGTGGAGCTCGTCGCCGCCGTCGCCGACCTCATCCCGGCCTGA
- a CDS encoding bifunctional 3'-5' exonuclease/DNA polymerase: MYIVLERRPDGGVLAHHTDDGGRVTTTDAVREGDLATYVSSREPGDTRWVWHDTAAWYPRLLAAGVRVERCHDLRLAHVILRSSLFTAHTSIAAAPSSGWDRLAGAAAVDLDALFDVEQRDDLDPVAEFALQREAVTGSDARIGRLVNAESAGALVAAEMTHAGLPWRADAHDALLAAALGPRPRHGERPAELERLADEVRRALDAPDLNPDSPPELVRALRRAGITVDSTRSHELKRIEHPVIPPLLEFKKLARLHTANGWHWLDTWVRDGRFRPVYVPGGVVTGRWASNGGGALQLPAQVRSAVIADPGWKLVVADAAQLEPRVLAGMSADTAMATAARASDLYQAMVDSGAVQTREQAKYGILGAIYGGTRGESGRMLPRITRAYPRAMALVEDAARAGERGERVRTWLGRTSPLPGEAMVTSTDEPDAVDRAAQGRARAWGRFTRNFVVQGTAAEWALHWMATLRIRLWELGDGRLEERPHLAFFLHDEVVVHTPEASAERVAETIRECAAEAGRLLFGSFPIEFPLSVAIVDDYGQAK; the protein is encoded by the coding sequence ATGTACATCGTGCTCGAGCGCCGTCCCGACGGGGGCGTGCTCGCGCACCACACGGACGACGGCGGCCGCGTGACAACGACGGACGCGGTGCGGGAGGGCGACCTCGCGACCTACGTGTCGAGCCGCGAGCCCGGCGACACCCGATGGGTGTGGCACGACACCGCCGCCTGGTACCCGCGCCTGCTCGCCGCCGGCGTGCGGGTCGAGCGGTGCCACGACCTTCGGCTCGCGCACGTCATCCTGCGCTCCTCGCTGTTCACCGCGCACACCTCGATCGCTGCCGCGCCGAGTTCCGGCTGGGACCGGCTCGCGGGAGCCGCCGCGGTGGACCTCGATGCCTTGTTCGACGTCGAGCAGCGCGACGACCTCGATCCGGTCGCCGAGTTCGCGTTGCAGCGCGAAGCGGTCACCGGCTCCGATGCGCGCATCGGCCGCCTCGTGAACGCGGAGTCGGCGGGCGCTCTCGTCGCCGCCGAGATGACGCACGCCGGACTGCCGTGGCGAGCGGATGCCCACGACGCGTTGCTCGCGGCGGCGCTCGGTCCACGCCCGCGGCACGGTGAACGCCCAGCGGAACTGGAGCGCCTCGCCGATGAGGTGCGTCGCGCGCTCGACGCGCCCGACCTCAACCCGGATTCCCCGCCGGAACTCGTGCGCGCCCTCCGCCGCGCGGGGATCACCGTCGACTCGACGCGCTCGCACGAGTTGAAGCGCATCGAGCACCCGGTCATCCCGCCGCTGCTCGAGTTCAAGAAACTCGCGCGCCTGCACACCGCGAACGGCTGGCACTGGCTCGACACCTGGGTGCGTGACGGGCGATTCCGTCCGGTGTACGTTCCCGGCGGTGTCGTGACCGGCCGATGGGCCTCGAACGGCGGGGGAGCGCTGCAGCTTCCCGCGCAGGTGCGTTCCGCCGTGATCGCCGACCCGGGGTGGAAGCTCGTCGTCGCCGATGCCGCCCAGCTCGAGCCCCGGGTGCTCGCCGGGATGTCGGCCGATACCGCAATGGCGACGGCCGCGCGCGCGAGCGACCTCTACCAGGCCATGGTCGACAGCGGGGCGGTGCAGACGCGCGAGCAGGCGAAGTACGGCATCCTCGGCGCGATCTACGGCGGCACCCGGGGCGAGAGCGGCCGGATGTTGCCCCGCATCACCCGCGCGTATCCGCGCGCGATGGCCCTCGTCGAAGACGCGGCCCGGGCGGGCGAGCGCGGCGAGCGGGTGCGCACCTGGCTCGGCCGCACGTCGCCTCTTCCCGGCGAGGCCATGGTGACATCGACGGACGAACCGGATGCGGTGGACCGCGCGGCCCAGGGGCGCGCACGCGCGTGGGGTCGGTTCACCCGCAACTTCGTGGTGCAGGGCACCGCGGCCGAATGGGCGTTGCACTGGATGGCGACCCTGCGCATCCGGCTCTGGGAGCTCGGCGACGGACGACTCGAGGAACGACCGCACCTGGCGTTCTTCCTGCACGACGAAGTCGTCGTGCATACGCCGGAGGCGTCGGCCGAGCGGGTCGCCGAGACGATCCGCGAGTGCGCCGCGGAGGCGGGCCGGTTGCTGTTCGGCTCGTTCCCGATCGAGTTCCCGCTGAGCGTCGCCATCGTCGACGACTACGGGCAGGCCAAGTGA
- a CDS encoding DUF3145 domain-containing protein encodes MGVEVAAAIARGVLYVHSAPRALCPHVEWAAGRALGRAVNFDWMAQPVLKGAQRTEFYWEGERGTGAKLASALRGWEHLRFEVTEDAGLGTDGGRWLHTPDLGIFFAQTDTVGNIVIPEDRVRYAIEIAGSNALELHRELRLALGQAWDDELEPFRHASEDNPVVWLHKVG; translated from the coding sequence ATGGGAGTGGAAGTGGCTGCTGCGATTGCGCGCGGAGTGCTGTATGTGCACTCCGCTCCTCGTGCTCTGTGCCCGCATGTGGAGTGGGCGGCAGGTCGCGCCCTGGGGCGTGCCGTCAATTTCGATTGGATGGCGCAGCCCGTGCTGAAGGGTGCCCAGAGAACCGAGTTCTACTGGGAGGGTGAGCGCGGCACCGGCGCGAAGCTGGCCTCAGCGTTGCGCGGGTGGGAGCACCTGCGCTTCGAGGTCACCGAGGATGCCGGACTCGGCACCGACGGCGGCCGCTGGTTGCACACCCCCGACCTCGGCATCTTCTTCGCCCAGACCGACACCGTGGGCAACATCGTCATCCCCGAGGACCGGGTGCGGTACGCGATAGAGATCGCCGGATCGAACGCGCTCGAACTGCACCGTGAGCTGCGGCTCGCGCTCGGGCAGGCGTGGGACGACGAACTCGAGCCGTTCCGGCACGCGAGCGAAGACAACCCCGTCGTCTGGCTGCACAAGGTCGGCTGA
- a CDS encoding beta-ketoacyl-[acyl-carrier-protein] synthase family protein, which translates to MTTTPKKIVVTGIGATTPLGGTARESWDALLRGESGVRPLEQEWVAAHELPVTFAAQAKVPAADVLSRQETKRLDPSAQFALIAAREAWQDAGAPDTDPVRILVDYATGIGGLWTLLDAWDTLREKGPRRVLPMTIPMIMPNSAAAAVSMEVSARGGARTVVSACASGTEALANAYEHLQLGIADVVIAGGTEAVIHPLPIAAFASMQALSKRNDDPARASRPYDVNRDGFVLAEGAGAVVLETEEHALARGARIYAELAGGSVTSDSYHITAPDPEGSAAARAMKTAIEQAGATPEDVSHINAHATSTPVGDIAEYRALARIFGDHLPIIPVSATKASTGHLLGGTGALEAIFTILAVSERVAPPTINLDEQDPEIPLDVVTEPRPLGDGPLLAISNSFGFGGHNSVAAFRSY; encoded by the coding sequence ATGACCACCACACCCAAGAAGATCGTCGTCACCGGTATCGGTGCGACCACCCCGCTCGGCGGGACCGCGCGTGAGAGCTGGGACGCCCTGCTCCGCGGCGAGTCCGGCGTGCGCCCGCTCGAACAGGAGTGGGTCGCCGCCCACGAGCTGCCGGTGACGTTCGCCGCGCAGGCGAAGGTACCCGCGGCCGACGTGCTCAGCCGTCAGGAGACGAAGCGTCTCGACCCGTCCGCGCAGTTCGCCCTCATCGCCGCGCGCGAGGCGTGGCAGGACGCCGGCGCCCCCGACACCGACCCGGTGCGGATCCTCGTCGACTACGCCACCGGCATCGGCGGGCTCTGGACCCTCCTCGACGCCTGGGACACGCTGCGCGAGAAGGGTCCGCGGCGCGTGCTGCCGATGACCATCCCGATGATCATGCCGAACTCGGCCGCGGCCGCTGTGAGCATGGAGGTGTCCGCGCGCGGCGGTGCCCGCACGGTCGTCTCGGCCTGCGCATCCGGCACCGAGGCGCTCGCGAACGCCTACGAGCACCTCCAGCTCGGCATCGCCGACGTCGTCATCGCCGGCGGCACCGAAGCGGTCATCCACCCGCTTCCGATCGCGGCGTTCGCATCGATGCAGGCGCTCTCGAAGCGCAACGACGACCCGGCCCGCGCCTCGCGCCCGTACGACGTCAACCGCGACGGCTTCGTGCTCGCCGAGGGCGCCGGTGCCGTGGTGCTCGAGACGGAGGAGCACGCGCTGGCCCGCGGCGCCCGCATCTACGCGGAGCTCGCCGGCGGTTCGGTCACGAGCGACTCGTACCACATCACTGCTCCCGACCCGGAGGGGTCTGCGGCCGCACGAGCCATGAAGACGGCGATCGAGCAGGCCGGCGCCACGCCGGAGGACGTCTCGCACATCAACGCTCACGCCACGAGCACCCCGGTCGGCGACATCGCCGAATACCGGGCACTCGCGCGCATCTTCGGCGATCACCTGCCGATCATCCCCGTGTCGGCCACGAAGGCGTCGACCGGCCACCTGCTCGGTGGAACCGGCGCCCTCGAGGCGATCTTCACCATCCTCGCCGTCTCGGAGCGTGTCGCCCCGCCGACGATCAACCTCGACGAGCAGGACCCGGAGATCCCGCTCGACGTGGTCACCGAGCCCCGCCCGCTCGGCGACGGTCCGCTGCTCGCCATCAGCAACTCGTTCGGATTCGGCGGACACAACTCGGTGGCGGCGTTCCGCAGCTACTGA
- a CDS encoding acyl carrier protein has protein sequence MALSTEEVLAGLAELINDETGIATDTVELDKSFTDDLDIDSISMMTIVVNAEEKFDVKIPDDEVKNLKTVGDAVNFIVNAQG, from the coding sequence ATGGCATTGTCCACCGAAGAAGTTCTGGCCGGACTCGCCGAGCTCATCAACGATGAGACCGGCATCGCGACCGACACGGTCGAGCTGGACAAGTCCTTCACCGACGACCTCGACATCGACTCCATCTCGATGATGACCATCGTGGTCAACGCCGAGGAGAAGTTCGACGTGAAGATCCCGGACGACGAGGTCAAGAACCTCAAGACCGTGGGTGACGCCGTCAACTTCATCGTCAACGCGCAGGGCTGA
- a CDS encoding beta-ketoacyl-ACP synthase III: protein MTTLKQGVGAQYTRIYALGAARGDLVVPNDDLIEPINSSDEWIRQRTGIVTRTRASKSVGAVDLAERAAREAIERSGVDPSQIDAVLIATISNVQQTPSMAAVVADRVGANPAAAYDLNAACAGYTYAITQADALIRAGAAHYALVIGAEKLSDVVDPTDRSISFLLGDGAGAAVIGPADEPGISATVWGSDGSKADAVGMNATLTQFRDGEAEWPTLRQEGQTVFRWAVWEMAKVARQALDVAGVGPDDIVAFIPHQANMRIVDEFAKQLGLPESVAIGRDIADTGNTSAASIPLAAHRLLQENPQLSGGLALQIGFGAGLVFGAQVVRLP, encoded by the coding sequence GTGACCACGCTGAAGCAGGGCGTCGGTGCCCAGTACACGCGCATCTACGCGCTCGGCGCCGCCCGCGGAGACCTCGTCGTGCCGAACGACGATCTCATCGAGCCGATCAACTCGTCGGACGAGTGGATCCGCCAGCGCACCGGGATCGTGACGCGCACCCGCGCGTCGAAGTCCGTCGGCGCGGTCGACCTCGCCGAGCGCGCCGCCCGCGAGGCGATCGAACGTTCCGGTGTCGACCCGTCCCAGATCGACGCGGTGCTCATCGCGACGATCAGCAACGTGCAGCAGACGCCGTCCATGGCCGCCGTCGTCGCCGACCGTGTGGGGGCCAACCCGGCCGCGGCTTACGACCTCAACGCGGCGTGCGCCGGCTACACCTACGCGATCACCCAGGCCGACGCCCTCATCCGGGCAGGGGCCGCCCACTACGCCCTCGTCATCGGGGCCGAGAAGCTGTCCGACGTGGTCGACCCCACCGATCGGTCGATCTCCTTCCTGCTCGGTGACGGCGCGGGCGCCGCGGTGATCGGCCCCGCCGACGAGCCCGGCATCAGCGCGACCGTGTGGGGCTCCGACGGGTCGAAGGCGGATGCGGTCGGCATGAACGCCACGCTCACTCAGTTCCGCGACGGCGAGGCCGAATGGCCGACGCTCCGCCAGGAGGGCCAGACCGTCTTCCGTTGGGCCGTCTGGGAGATGGCGAAGGTCGCCCGGCAGGCGCTCGACGTGGCCGGTGTCGGCCCCGACGACATCGTCGCCTTCATCCCCCACCAGGCCAACATGCGTATCGTCGACGAGTTCGCCAAGCAGCTGGGGCTGCCGGAGAGCGTCGCGATCGGCCGCGACATCGCCGACACCGGCAACACGTCCGCGGCATCCATCCCCCTCGCCGCCCACCGCCTGCTGCAGGAGAACCCGCAGCTCAGCGGCGGCCTGGCCCTGCAGATCGGCTTCGGAGCCGGCCTGGTGTTCGGGGCCCAGGTCGTGCGGCTCCCCTAA
- a CDS encoding ACP S-malonyltransferase, translating into MIVVVAPGQGSQTPGFLEPWLAHGRSRELLEQYSQAVGIDLVRHGTESDADTIRDTAVAQPLIVAASLVSWHALVDAGGSDDVAGVAGHSVGEISAAAIAGVLSDDEALRFVSERARAMAEAAAQNATGMSAVIGADPDELAAKLAALDLEAANHNGGGQVVVAGALESLAQLSAEPPARARVIPLQVAGAFHSRYMQPARERLAEVAGTLSPADPRLPLWTNNSGQRVASGADFVQLLVGQVASPVRWDATMESFAADGVTGIIELAPAGALVGLAKRGLKGVPSVAVKTPDDLAAATEMLRADQPKEDS; encoded by the coding sequence GTGATCGTCGTCGTCGCCCCCGGACAGGGCTCGCAGACCCCCGGATTCCTCGAACCCTGGCTCGCCCACGGGCGCAGCCGCGAACTGCTCGAGCAGTACTCCCAGGCGGTCGGCATCGACCTCGTGCGTCACGGCACCGAGTCGGATGCCGACACCATCCGCGACACCGCCGTCGCCCAGCCGCTCATCGTCGCCGCGAGTCTCGTCAGTTGGCACGCCCTTGTCGACGCGGGCGGATCGGACGACGTGGCCGGCGTGGCCGGGCACTCCGTCGGGGAGATCTCGGCCGCCGCGATCGCCGGTGTGCTGAGCGACGACGAGGCGCTCCGGTTCGTCTCCGAACGCGCTCGCGCGATGGCGGAGGCCGCAGCGCAGAACGCGACCGGGATGAGTGCCGTCATCGGTGCCGACCCCGACGAGCTCGCGGCGAAGCTCGCCGCGCTCGACCTCGAGGCGGCCAACCACAACGGCGGCGGGCAGGTCGTCGTCGCCGGGGCGCTGGAGTCGCTCGCGCAGCTGTCGGCCGAACCGCCGGCACGAGCCCGCGTCATCCCGCTGCAGGTGGCCGGCGCGTTCCACAGCCGGTACATGCAGCCCGCCCGGGAGCGACTCGCCGAGGTGGCGGGCACCCTCTCCCCCGCGGACCCGCGCCTGCCGCTCTGGACCAACAACAGCGGTCAGCGCGTCGCATCCGGTGCCGACTTCGTACAGCTCCTCGTCGGCCAGGTCGCCTCGCCGGTGCGCTGGGACGCGACGATGGAGTCGTTCGCGGCGGACGGCGTCACCGGCATCATCGAGCTCGCACCCGCGGGCGCCCTCGTCGGGCTCGCCAAGCGCGGGCTGAAGGGCGTGCCCTCCGTCGCAGTGAAGACCCCCGACGACCTCGCGGCCGCCACCGAGATGCTCCGCGCCGACCAGCCCAAGGAGGACTCGTGA